A single region of the Apodemus sylvaticus chromosome 7, mApoSyl1.1, whole genome shotgun sequence genome encodes:
- the LOC127690019 gene encoding olfactory receptor 145-like, with protein MGLQNGSLVTEFILQGLTNDPDLQLPLFLLFLLIYTTTALGNLALITLIALNSHLHTPMYFFLLNLSFIDLCYSSVITPKMLMNFLVRKNFISYVGCMTQLYFFCFFAVSECCVLSSMAYDRYVAICNPLLYNIAMSPKVCSYLMLGSYIMGFCGAMIHTGWMLRLIFCDRNTINHYFCDLLPLLQLSCTNTYANEVEIIVVGGIDIIVPSIIIFTSYGYILSNIFQMRSTEGRSKAFSTCSSHIIAVSLFFGSGAFMYLQPSSPESMDQGKRSSIFYTILVPMMNPLIYSLRNKDVKLALKKTFSRRRF; from the coding sequence ATGGGTTTGCAGAATGGTTCTTTAGTGACTGAATTCATTCTGCAGGGATTAACAAATGATCCCGATCTTCAGTTACCCTTGTTCCTACTCTTTCTTCTAATATACACAACAACAGCATTGGGAAATTTGGCTTTGATCACTTTAATTGCACTGAATTCTCACCttcacacccccatgtactttttccttttaaacttgTCCTTCATTGATCTTTGTTATTCCTCTGTAATTACACCCAAAATGCTGATGAACTTCTTAGTAAGGAAGAACTTTATCTCCTATGTAGGATGTATGACccaactttatttcttttgtttctttgctgtTAGTGAATGTTGTGTTCTGTCATCAATGGCCTATGATCGTTATGTAGCCATATGCAATCCACTCTTGTATAACATTGCTATGTCTCCGAAGGTGTGTTCCTATCTTATGCTTGGTTCATATATTATGGGATTTTGTGGTGCTATGATTCACACTGGATGGATGCTTAGACTGATCTTCTGTGACAGGAACACTATCAACCACTATTTCTGTGACCTACTCCCTTTGTTGCAGCTCTCTTGTACCAACACCTATGCTAATGAGGTTGAGATTATTGTTGTAGGGGGGATTGATATTATTGTGCCCAGTATCATCATTTTCACCTCTTACGGATACATTCTTTCTAACATCTTTCAAATGAGATCCACTGAGGGCAGATCCAAAGCCTTTAGTACCTGCAGCTCCCACATAATTgctgtttctttattctttggttCAGGAGCATTTATGTATCTTCAACCCTCTTCACCAGAATCTATGGATCAGGGAAAACGTTCTTCTATTTTTTATACCATATTGGTGCCTATGATGAACCCCTTAATCTATAGTTTGAGGAACAAAGATGTTAAACTTGCCCTCAAAAAAACATTTAGCAGGAGGAGATTTTGA